One part of the Entelurus aequoreus isolate RoL-2023_Sb linkage group LG05, RoL_Eaeq_v1.1, whole genome shotgun sequence genome encodes these proteins:
- the LOC133650870 gene encoding 2-iminobutanoate/2-iminopropanoate deaminase-like isoform X2: protein MSTLIRKIITTALAPAAIGPYSQAVLVDRTLYISGQLGMDVASGQLVDGGVQAQAKQALVNMGEILKASGCDYTNVVKTTVLLADINDFNAVNEVYKTFFSSNFPARAAYQVAALPRGGLVEIEAVAVLGPLSDS from the exons ATGTCTACTCTAATCAGGAAGATTATTACCACCGCATTGGCACCTGCAGCTATCGGCCCGTACAG CCAGGCGGTGCTTGTGGACAGAACCTTGTACATTTCCGGTCAGCTGGGGATGGACGTGGCTTCTGGTCAGCTGGTCGATGGAGGGGTGCAGGCTCAGGCCAAACAG GCTTTGGTCAATATGGGGGAGATCCTAAAAGCGTCTGGCTGCGACTACACTAATG TGGTGAAGACGACAGTGCTGCTTGCAGACATCAACGACTTTAATGCTGTCAATGAAGTGTACAAGACAT TTTTCAGCAGTAACTTCCCTGCCAGAGCCGCTTACCAAGTGGCTGCGCTCCCTCGA GGCGGTCTGGTGGAAATCGAGGCGGTGGCGGTCCTTGGTCCTCTCTCCGATTCCTGA
- the LOC133650870 gene encoding 2-iminobutanoate/2-iminopropanoate deaminase-like isoform X1, translated as MAMICRQITYTTKAPVRQGIYSQAVLVDRTLYISGQLGMDVASGQLVDGGVQAQAKQALVNMGEILKASGCDYTNVVKTTVLLADINDFNAVNEVYKTFFSSNFPARAAYQVAALPRGGLVEIEAVAVLGPLSDS; from the exons ATGGCAATGATTTGTCGGCAGATTACGTACACAACCAAAGCGCCAGTCAGGCAAGGAATATACAG CCAGGCGGTGCTTGTGGACAGAACCTTGTACATTTCCGGTCAGCTGGGGATGGACGTGGCTTCTGGTCAGCTGGTCGATGGAGGGGTGCAGGCTCAGGCCAAACAG GCTTTGGTCAATATGGGGGAGATCCTAAAAGCGTCTGGCTGCGACTACACTAATG TGGTGAAGACGACAGTGCTGCTTGCAGACATCAACGACTTTAATGCTGTCAATGAAGTGTACAAGACAT TTTTCAGCAGTAACTTCCCTGCCAGAGCCGCTTACCAAGTGGCTGCGCTCCCTCGA GGCGGTCTGGTGGAAATCGAGGCGGTGGCGGTCCTTGGTCCTCTCTCCGATTCCTGA